Proteins encoded by one window of Sinorhizobium arboris LMG 14919:
- a CDS encoding urate hydroxylase PuuD: MYEFAIVWEWLAFAVRWLHVVTAIAWIGSSFYFIALDLGLVKRDHLPPGAYGEEWQVHGGGFYHIQKYLVAPASMPEHLTWFKWESYATWLSGFAMLCIVYYGGADLFLIDRHVLDLQATTAILISLASLGIGWVLYDLLCKSPIGKSTWGLMALLYLVLVAMAWGYTQVFTGRAAFLHLGAFTATIMSANVFFIIIPNQKIVVADLIAGRTADPRLGAQAKQRSLHNNYLTLPVIFFMLSNHYPLAFATAFNWVIAALVFLMGVTIRHWFNTTHARKGKPTWTWLVTAILFILIMWLSTTPKILTGAERAETAPAFRRFAENAHFPAVKETIATRCSMCHAAEPVYEGIARPPNGVMLESEAEIAARAREIYIQAGRSHAMPPGNITDMTADERGLVTAWFESAVGETR, from the coding sequence ATGTATGAATTCGCCATTGTCTGGGAATGGCTGGCCTTCGCCGTCCGCTGGCTGCATGTCGTCACTGCCATCGCCTGGATCGGTTCTTCCTTCTATTTCATCGCGCTCGATCTCGGCCTCGTCAAACGCGACCATCTGCCCCCGGGCGCCTATGGCGAGGAATGGCAGGTGCATGGCGGCGGCTTCTATCACATACAGAAATATCTGGTGGCGCCAGCGTCGATGCCGGAGCACCTGACCTGGTTCAAGTGGGAGTCCTACGCGACCTGGCTGTCAGGCTTCGCGATGCTCTGCATCGTCTATTATGGCGGCGCCGACCTCTTCCTCATAGACCGCCATGTCCTGGACCTCCAGGCGACGACCGCGATCCTGATCTCGCTTGCCTCGCTCGGCATCGGCTGGGTCCTTTATGACCTTCTCTGCAAGTCCCCGATCGGGAAAAGCACCTGGGGACTGATGGCACTGCTTTATCTTGTGCTGGTCGCCATGGCCTGGGGCTATACCCAGGTCTTCACCGGACGCGCCGCCTTCCTGCATCTCGGCGCCTTCACTGCGACGATCATGTCGGCCAACGTCTTCTTCATCATCATCCCCAACCAGAAGATCGTCGTCGCCGACCTTATCGCCGGCCGTACGGCCGACCCAAGGCTCGGCGCGCAGGCGAAGCAGCGGTCGCTGCACAACAACTACCTCACGCTGCCCGTCATCTTCTTCATGCTCTCGAACCACTACCCGCTCGCCTTCGCAACGGCCTTCAACTGGGTCATCGCGGCGCTCGTCTTCCTGATGGGCGTGACGATCCGCCACTGGTTCAATACAACGCATGCACGCAAGGGTAAGCCGACCTGGACCTGGCTTGTCACCGCAATCCTGTTCATCCTGATCATGTGGCTGTCGACAACGCCAAAAATACTGACGGGAGCAGAACGCGCCGAAACGGCACCGGCATTCAGGCGCTTTGCCGAAAACGCGCATTTCCCGGCGGTCAAGGAGACGATCGCGACTCGCTGCAGCATGTGCCACGCGGCCGAGCCGGTCTATGAAGGAATCGCGCGGCCTCCGAACGGCGTCATGCTCGAAAGCGAAGCGGAGATTGCGGCCCGCGCGCGTGAAATCTATATCCAGGCCGGGCGCAGCCACGCGATGCCGCCCGGCAACATAACCGACATGACG
- a CDS encoding LysR substrate-binding domain-containing protein, with translation MKLSKQFPLNALRVFEAAARLGSFTKAGEELGMTQTAVSYQIKLIEESIGEPLFLRRPRQITLTEVGQHLAPKVTEAFELLHEAVASARGNTEAALLINSTATFASQWLAREIGTFQLEHPNIAVRLVANDAIVDFTKESADVAIRSGRGDWPGLVSHRLMRVEFSPMLSPALAETIGGVRTPRDLLKLRIIDPRDPWWRLWFRAAGVDDPNLDGRPASRLGAQAFEARAAVAGQGVAILMPEFYSDDVALGRLYQPFELRCSDGHDYWLVYPHARRNTPKIRAFRNWILDRLDPDARQGPF, from the coding sequence ATGAAGCTGTCCAAACAGTTTCCGCTGAATGCCCTGAGGGTCTTTGAAGCGGCCGCGCGGCTCGGAAGTTTCACCAAGGCGGGCGAAGAACTCGGGATGACCCAGACGGCGGTCAGCTATCAGATTAAGCTGATCGAGGAGAGCATCGGCGAGCCGCTGTTCCTGAGGCGTCCGCGGCAGATCACGCTCACGGAGGTTGGACAGCACCTCGCTCCGAAGGTGACGGAAGCCTTCGAGCTGCTGCACGAGGCGGTTGCCTCGGCGCGCGGGAATACGGAGGCGGCCTTGCTCATCAACTCGACGGCAACCTTTGCCTCGCAATGGCTCGCCCGGGAAATCGGCACGTTCCAGCTAGAACATCCGAATATTGCAGTGCGTCTGGTGGCGAACGACGCGATCGTCGATTTCACCAAGGAGTCGGCCGACGTAGCGATCCGCTCCGGCAGGGGCGACTGGCCCGGCCTCGTCAGCCATCGGCTGATGCGGGTAGAGTTTTCGCCGATGCTCAGCCCGGCCCTTGCGGAAACGATCGGCGGCGTGCGCACGCCGCGGGACCTTTTGAAGCTCCGCATTATCGACCCTCGAGATCCCTGGTGGCGCCTATGGTTTCGCGCTGCGGGCGTGGACGATCCGAATCTGGACGGCCGTCCGGCAAGCCGGCTCGGCGCCCAGGCCTTCGAAGCGCGGGCGGCGGTCGCGGGCCAAGGTGTCGCGATCCTGATGCCTGAATTCTATAGCGACGACGTGGCGCTCGGCAGGCTTTACCAGCCGTTCGAGCTGAGATGCAGCGACGGCCACGATTACTGGCTCGTTTATCCGCACGCCCGCCGCAACACCCCGAAGATCCGCGCTTTCCGCAACTGGATTCTCGACAGACTCGATCCGGACGCCCGTCAGGGCCCGTTCTGA
- the xdhB gene encoding xanthine dehydrogenase molybdopterin binding subunit has translation MDKPTLEVRTITGPMHAPLRHDSAHKHVAGTADYIDDMPEPVGTVHGALGLTDRAHAEILEMDLSAVAAVPGVVCVLTAEDMPHSNDISPTHLHDEPVLADGRVEFHGQPAFAVVAETRDIARRAARLATITYRDFLPAIDVVDAIGTGGGLVTPPLTLERGDAEGELERAPRRIKGRMRIGGQEHFYLEGHIALAIPGEDDEMTVWVSTQHPSEVQRMVAQVLGVPSNAVTVNVRRMGGGFGGKETQGNQFAALAAVAARKLRRAVKFRPDRDDDMIATGKRHDFLVDYDVGFDEEGRIRAVQANYAARCGFSADLSGPVTDRALFHADNAYFYPHVKLTSQPLKTNTVSNTAFRGFGGPQGMLGGERIIEEIAYALGKDPLEVRKLNFYGDALSGRNVTPYHQKVEDNIIGRIVDELEASADYLARRAAIVEFNRSSRVIRKGIALTPVKFGISFTLTHLNQAGALVHIYTDGSLHLNHGGTEMGQGVYTKVAQVLADSFQIDIDRVKITATTTGKVPNTSATAASSGSDLNGMAAFDAARQIKERLVAFAAERWQTTAENVTFVANHVRIGEELVPFARFVQEAYGARVQLSAAGFYATPGIHWDRAAGRGTPFYYFAYGAAVSEVSIDTLTGEYMVDRVDVLHDVGRSLNPAIDLGQVEGGFVQGMGWLTTEELWWDEKGRLRTHAPSTYKIPLASDRPKVFNVRLAEWSENAEKTIGRSKAVGEPPLMLPISVVEALSMAVASVADYRECPRLDTPATPERILMAVERLREQFG, from the coding sequence ATGGATAAACCCACCCTTGAAGTCCGCACCATTACCGGTCCGATGCATGCGCCACTGCGCCACGACAGCGCCCACAAGCATGTGGCGGGCACCGCCGACTATATCGACGACATGCCCGAACCCGTCGGAACCGTGCATGGCGCTCTCGGCCTCACGGACCGGGCGCATGCGGAAATCCTCGAGATGGATCTCTCCGCCGTAGCCGCAGTGCCCGGCGTCGTTTGCGTGCTCACGGCTGAGGACATGCCGCATTCCAACGACATCAGCCCGACCCATCTGCACGACGAGCCGGTGCTTGCCGACGGGCGAGTGGAGTTCCATGGTCAACCAGCCTTCGCGGTCGTCGCCGAAACGCGCGACATCGCCCGCCGGGCCGCGCGGCTCGCCACGATCACCTATCGCGACTTCCTGCCGGCGATCGATGTCGTCGACGCCATCGGGACTGGCGGGGGGCTCGTGACTCCGCCGCTGACACTCGAACGCGGCGATGCGGAAGGCGAACTGGAGCGGGCGCCGCGCCGCATCAAGGGACGCATGCGCATCGGCGGCCAGGAGCATTTCTACCTGGAAGGACATATCGCGCTCGCGATCCCCGGCGAAGATGATGAAATGACCGTCTGGGTCTCGACGCAGCATCCGAGCGAAGTCCAACGCATGGTCGCGCAGGTGCTCGGCGTCCCCTCGAACGCAGTTACGGTGAATGTCCGCCGCATGGGCGGCGGCTTCGGCGGCAAGGAGACCCAAGGCAACCAGTTTGCGGCACTCGCCGCCGTCGCCGCGCGCAAGCTTCGCCGCGCCGTCAAGTTCCGCCCGGACCGCGACGACGACATGATCGCCACCGGCAAGCGTCATGACTTCCTCGTCGACTACGACGTCGGATTCGATGAGGAGGGGCGCATCCGGGCGGTCCAGGCGAATTATGCCGCGCGATGCGGTTTCTCCGCCGATCTCTCCGGCCCGGTCACCGACCGCGCTCTCTTCCATGCGGATAACGCCTACTTCTATCCGCATGTGAAGCTTACCTCGCAACCGCTTAAAACCAATACGGTTTCCAACACCGCTTTTCGAGGCTTCGGCGGACCCCAGGGCATGCTCGGCGGCGAGCGGATCATCGAGGAGATCGCTTATGCGCTCGGCAAGGACCCGCTCGAAGTCCGCAAGCTGAACTTCTATGGCGACGCCCTTTCCGGCCGTAACGTCACGCCCTACCATCAGAAGGTAGAGGACAACATCATCGGACGGATCGTCGATGAACTGGAAGCGAGCGCCGATTACCTGGCGCGGCGGGCAGCGATCGTCGAATTCAACCGATCGAGCCGCGTGATCCGCAAGGGCATCGCTCTGACCCCGGTGAAATTCGGCATCTCCTTCACCCTCACGCATCTCAATCAGGCCGGGGCGCTCGTCCACATTTATACGGACGGCTCGCTCCACCTGAATCACGGCGGCACCGAGATGGGCCAGGGCGTATATACGAAAGTGGCGCAGGTCCTCGCAGACAGTTTCCAGATCGACATCGACCGGGTGAAAATAACCGCGACGACGACCGGCAAGGTGCCGAATACGTCAGCGACCGCCGCCTCCTCCGGATCCGACCTCAATGGCATGGCTGCCTTCGATGCTGCGCGCCAGATCAAGGAGAGGCTCGTCGCCTTTGCGGCCGAGCGCTGGCAGACGACAGCCGAGAATGTCACCTTCGTGGCCAATCACGTCAGGATCGGCGAGGAGCTCGTGCCTTTTGCCCGGTTCGTGCAGGAGGCTTACGGTGCACGTGTCCAGCTTTCCGCCGCCGGGTTCTATGCGACGCCGGGCATCCACTGGGATCGGGCCGCCGGCCGCGGCACGCCCTTCTATTACTTCGCCTATGGCGCGGCCGTTTCCGAGGTCTCGATCGATACGCTGACGGGCGAATATATGGTCGATCGCGTTGACGTCCTGCACGACGTCGGCCGCTCGCTCAATCCGGCGATCGATCTCGGCCAGGTCGAGGGCGGCTTCGTCCAGGGCATGGGCTGGCTGACAACGGAGGAGCTCTGGTGGGACGAGAAGGGACGTCTGAGGACGCATGCGCCCTCGACCTACAAGATCCCCCTCGCTTCGGATCGGCCGAAGGTCTTCAACGTGCGCCTCGCCGAATGGTCGGAAAATGCGGAAAAGACGATCGGCAGGTCGAAGGCCGTGGGAGAGCCACCCCTCATGTTGCCCATTTCGGTGGTCGAGGCCCTGTCGATGGCCGTCGCCAGCGTCGCCGACTATCGCGAGTGTCCCCGCCTCGATACGCCGGCGACGCCCGAGCGTATCCTGATGGCCGTGGAACGGCTTAGAGAGCAGTTTGGATGA
- the xdhA gene encoding xanthine dehydrogenase small subunit: MAQASDSIRFILNDTEIALSDVAPTSTLLDYLRLERRLTGTKEGCAEGDCGACTVLVGRLAKDSGGAEGLVYESVNACIRFTGSLNATHVVTVEHLAAMDGTLHPVQQALVDFHGSQCGFCTPGIVMSLYGLWLTNDKPSRAAIEKALQGNLCRCTGYEPIVRAAEAAAAERPTALFDPITRTREAVTARLQALRQTDTIVIRSGADCLIVPVDSADLARALAEHPTATIVAGCTDVGLWVTKQMRSLNPVVFINGIAELLRIESSKAGLTIGAAVSYTAAHEALSSACPSFGLLLDRIGGDQVRNMGTLGGNIANGSPIGDSPPPLIALGATVTLRSKDGQRTLPIEDFFIAYGKQDRRPGEFIESIFVPALPADERFAAYKISKRRDEDISALLGAFRISLDGNRVKAARIAFGGMAATPKRAKSVEAALIGQPWTAETVRTAQAAFDADYQPITDWRATGAYRMLAAKNLLMRFFLESIGETVQLQRFEEVA, translated from the coding sequence ATGGCACAGGCGTCCGACAGCATCCGCTTCATCCTGAACGACACCGAGATCGCCCTTTCCGACGTCGCACCCACCTCGACGCTGCTCGACTACCTGAGGCTGGAGCGCCGCCTCACCGGCACCAAGGAAGGCTGCGCGGAAGGAGACTGCGGTGCCTGTACGGTGCTCGTCGGCCGGCTCGCCAAGGACAGCGGCGGAGCGGAAGGCCTCGTCTATGAAAGCGTCAACGCCTGCATTCGCTTCACGGGGTCGCTGAATGCCACGCATGTCGTAACGGTCGAGCACTTGGCGGCCATGGACGGCACGCTTCACCCGGTGCAGCAGGCACTGGTCGATTTTCACGGCTCGCAATGCGGCTTCTGCACGCCCGGCATCGTCATGTCGCTTTACGGGCTATGGCTCACCAATGACAAGCCGAGCCGAGCGGCGATCGAAAAGGCACTGCAGGGCAATCTCTGTCGCTGCACCGGTTATGAACCGATCGTGCGCGCGGCGGAGGCTGCGGCGGCGGAGCGCCCGACTGCCCTCTTCGACCCGATCACCCGCACGCGGGAAGCAGTGACGGCGCGCCTGCAGGCGCTGCGGCAGACGGATACAATCGTTATCCGCAGCGGTGCGGACTGTCTGATCGTACCTGTCGACTCTGCGGACCTTGCACGTGCTCTCGCAGAGCATCCGACGGCTACGATCGTCGCCGGCTGTACCGATGTCGGGCTTTGGGTGACGAAGCAGATGCGATCGCTCAATCCGGTGGTCTTCATCAACGGCATCGCCGAACTGCTGCGAATCGAGAGCTCCAAAGCGGGTCTGACGATCGGCGCCGCCGTCAGCTACACGGCGGCGCACGAGGCTCTTTCCTCCGCCTGCCCGTCTTTCGGCCTTCTTCTCGACCGCATCGGCGGCGATCAGGTGCGCAACATGGGCACGCTCGGCGGCAATATCGCCAACGGTTCTCCGATCGGCGACAGCCCGCCTCCGCTGATCGCGCTGGGCGCGACCGTTACCTTGCGCTCGAAGGACGGTCAGCGCACGCTGCCGATCGAGGACTTCTTCATCGCCTATGGCAAGCAGGATCGCAGGCCGGGAGAGTTCATCGAGAGCATCTTCGTCCCGGCGCTGCCCGCCGACGAGCGTTTCGCCGCCTACAAGATCTCGAAGCGCCGCGACGAAGACATTTCCGCCCTGCTCGGCGCCTTCCGCATCTCGCTCGACGGCAATCGGGTGAAAGCCGCCCGAATTGCCTTCGGCGGCATGGCGGCAACGCCGAAGCGGGCGAAGTCCGTCGAAGCAGCGCTGATCGGACAACCCTGGACAGCGGAGACGGTCCGTACCGCTCAAGCAGCCTTCGATGCAGATTATCAGCCGATTACCGACTGGCGCGCGACCGGTGCCTATCGCATGCTCGCGGCGAAGAACCTGCTGATGCGTTTCTTCCTCGAAAGCATCGGGGAAACGGTTCAGCTCCAGCGGTTCGAGGAGGTGGCGTGA
- a CDS encoding 3-hydroxybutyrate dehydrogenase translates to MTKTAVITGSTSGIGLAIARTLAKTGANIVLNGFGAADEIRAVTDEVAGLSAGTVLHHPADMTNPSEIADMMATVADRFGGADILVNNAGVQFVEKIEDFPVEQWDRIIAVNLSSSFHTIRAAIPRMKKKGWGRIINIASAHGLVASPFKSAYVAAKHGIMGLTKTVALEVAESGITVNSICPGYVLTPLVEKQIPDQARTRGITEEQVINEVMLKGQPTKKFITVEQVASLALYLASDDAAQITGTHVSMDGGWTAQ, encoded by the coding sequence ATGACCAAGACTGCGGTGATAACGGGTTCCACGAGCGGCATCGGGTTGGCGATCGCCCGGACCCTGGCGAAGACCGGCGCCAATATCGTATTGAACGGCTTCGGTGCGGCGGACGAGATCAGGGCCGTTACGGACGAAGTCGCAGGCTTGAGCGCCGGCACGGTGCTTCATCACCCAGCCGACATGACGAATCCCTCCGAGATCGCGGACATGATGGCGACGGTGGCCGATCGCTTCGGCGGCGCCGACATCCTCGTCAACAATGCTGGCGTGCAGTTCGTCGAAAAGATCGAGGATTTTCCGGTCGAGCAATGGGACCGGATCATCGCCGTCAATCTTTCCTCCTCCTTCCACACCATTCGTGCCGCCATTCCGCGGATGAAAAAGAAAGGCTGGGGCCGGATCATCAATATCGCGTCAGCCCATGGCCTCGTGGCCTCCCCCTTCAAGTCCGCCTATGTCGCCGCCAAGCATGGTATCATGGGGCTGACGAAAACCGTGGCACTGGAGGTGGCGGAAAGCGGCATCACCGTCAACTCCATCTGCCCCGGCTACGTGCTGACGCCGCTCGTCGAAAAGCAGATACCGGATCAGGCGAGAACGCGCGGCATCACAGAGGAGCAGGTGATCAATGAGGTAATGCTCAAGGGGCAGCCGACGAAAAAGTTCATCACCGTCGAACAGGTTGCGTCCCTGGCGCTTTATCTTGCAAGCGATGATGCCGCTCAAATCACCGGAACCCACGTTTCGATGGATGGCGGGTGGACGGCGCAGTAA